One stretch of Fictibacillus sp. b24 DNA includes these proteins:
- a CDS encoding GNAT family N-acetyltransferase has product MIKIRIEKEADYIVIDEINSSAFNGEGESKLIRAIRDSEWFVPELSLIAEKDEEVVGHILFSEVTIQTENEQVPTLALAPMAVSPQHQKQGIGTLLVQTGLEKAQQLGYEHVVVLGHPDFYPKFGFVSSVAKGIHSPFPVPEEVFMVLELKKGSLEGIKGKVEYPPAFSAVT; this is encoded by the coding sequence ATGATAAAAATCAGAATTGAAAAGGAAGCAGATTACATTGTCATCGATGAAATTAACTCTTCTGCTTTTAACGGTGAAGGTGAAAGTAAGCTAATAAGAGCTATACGTGATTCAGAGTGGTTCGTGCCAGAACTATCTTTAATAGCTGAAAAGGATGAAGAAGTTGTTGGTCACATTCTGTTCAGTGAAGTGACGATTCAGACAGAGAACGAACAAGTACCTACACTAGCGCTTGCCCCAATGGCTGTTTCTCCTCAGCATCAAAAGCAGGGAATAGGAACTCTTTTAGTACAAACCGGTTTAGAAAAAGCACAACAATTAGGTTATGAGCATGTGGTCGTATTGGGACATCCTGACTTTTATCCGAAGTTTGGATTCGTTTCTTCTGTTGCAAAAGGAATACATTCACCATTTCCAGTTCCAGAAGAAGTATTTATGGTACTTGAGCTAAAAAAGGGATCGTTGGAAGGGATAAAAGGGAAGGTTGAATATCCTCCTGCGTTTTCAGCAGTTACATAA
- a CDS encoding methylated-DNA--[protein]-cysteine S-methyltransferase, with protein MSKLFKLDYESPIGVLEMVSSEDTVYSIMFVDRLSAIEHQREIPAVLQDCCTQLHEYFLGKRKTFTFAYKLNGTPFQQAVWDSLLQIPFAKTASYRDIANMLQNEKAVRAVGSANGRNKLSIIIPCHRIIGTNGKLTGYAGGLWRKEWLLNHEKSLKELIV; from the coding sequence ATGAGTAAACTGTTCAAATTGGACTACGAATCTCCTATAGGTGTTCTTGAGATGGTGAGCAGCGAAGATACGGTCTACTCAATAATGTTCGTTGATAGATTGTCAGCAATTGAGCACCAGAGAGAAATACCAGCTGTTCTACAAGATTGCTGCACACAACTTCATGAATACTTTTTAGGAAAGCGCAAAACATTTACTTTTGCCTATAAATTGAATGGAACACCATTTCAACAGGCTGTTTGGGATTCGCTTTTACAGATCCCTTTTGCTAAAACCGCATCATACCGTGATATTGCAAACATGCTTCAAAATGAAAAAGCGGTCAGGGCTGTAGGAAGTGCAAACGGGAGGAACAAATTAAGCATTATTATTCCGTGTCATAGAATCATTGGGACGAATGGGAAGCTTACTGGTTATGCAGGGGGTCTTTGGAGAAAAGAATGGCTCTTAAATCATGAGAAAAGTTTAAAGGAGTTAATAGTTTAG
- a CDS encoding DNA-3-methyladenine glycosylase family protein: MQWTDCGDHLEIHLPNEFSFSECLTFLGRSQLEVMHDIQEDTLYKLIKVDNDRILMKINCKDQKLIVKFLDKKTKQKEIVVGYITEWFDLERDLSVFYEAASEDPILHPLTQRYYGLRIIGIPDLFEALTWAIMGQQINLKFAYTLKRRFVENFGEKLNCNGKLFWLHPTPEVIANLKTDDLRKLQFTERKAEYVIGVAKEMSSGQLSKKALKESKNPAQQLISIRGIGAWTADYCLMKCLLKPNAYPIADVGLHNAVMKQLEQDRKPTIDELKKFAENWSGWEGYATFYLWRSLYE, translated from the coding sequence ATGCAGTGGACAGATTGCGGTGATCATCTAGAAATACACTTGCCAAACGAATTCAGCTTTTCTGAATGTCTCACATTCCTCGGAAGATCACAGCTGGAAGTGATGCATGACATACAGGAAGATACACTTTATAAACTAATAAAAGTCGATAATGATAGAATTTTGATGAAAATAAACTGCAAAGATCAAAAGTTAATCGTAAAGTTTCTAGATAAAAAAACAAAACAAAAAGAAATAGTGGTTGGGTATATTACGGAATGGTTTGATTTGGAGCGAGATCTTTCTGTTTTTTATGAAGCTGCTTCTGAAGACCCCATCCTTCATCCACTTACACAAAGGTATTACGGTTTACGGATCATTGGAATTCCTGATTTGTTTGAAGCTTTGACTTGGGCAATCATGGGACAGCAAATCAACTTAAAGTTTGCTTATACGCTAAAACGAAGGTTTGTTGAGAACTTTGGTGAGAAGCTGAATTGCAATGGAAAGTTGTTCTGGTTACACCCAACGCCGGAAGTAATCGCAAATCTTAAAACCGATGACTTACGAAAGCTTCAATTTACTGAGAGGAAAGCAGAGTACGTGATTGGTGTGGCAAAAGAGATGAGTTCTGGCCAACTGTCAAAGAAAGCATTGAAAGAGTCTAAAAATCCTGCTCAACAACTGATTTCCATAAGAGGAATCGGAGCTTGGACAGCAGACTATTGTTTAATGAAATGTCTGTTAAAGCCCAATGCATATCCGATAGCTGATGTAGGACTACACAACGCGGTAATGAAACAGTTGGAACAGGATCGTAAACCAACAATCGATGAATTAAAGAAATTCGCGGAAAATTGGAGTGGATGGGAAGGGTACGCCACTTTTTATCTTTGGAGGTCTTTGTATGAGTAA
- a CDS encoding bifunctional transcriptional activator/DNA repair enzyme AdaA, giving the protein MSFDEKWDKIMECDRSYDGLFYTAVKTTKIFCRPSCRSRKPKKKNVVFYDTIMQCEEAGYRACKRCQPEVEHCPQIDLIRKATSYLVNNHHKRILLQDVADYAGVSSFYLERLFKEEMNETPREYVEKIRIDKAAFLLLNSSKTNLEICYEAGFHSPSNFYKTFRQIKNCSPSDYRKSKKEAGYAVDRLR; this is encoded by the coding sequence ATGTCATTTGACGAGAAGTGGGATAAAATTATGGAATGCGATCGGTCTTATGACGGTTTGTTTTATACGGCAGTTAAGACAACGAAAATTTTTTGCCGTCCGTCCTGTCGATCACGAAAGCCCAAAAAGAAGAATGTCGTGTTTTATGATACGATCATGCAATGTGAAGAGGCGGGATACCGTGCATGTAAGAGGTGCCAGCCTGAGGTCGAACATTGTCCACAGATTGATTTAATAAGAAAAGCAACGAGTTACTTAGTGAACAACCATCACAAGCGCATTCTTTTGCAAGATGTAGCAGATTACGCAGGTGTGAGTTCCTTTTATTTAGAGCGGCTGTTTAAAGAAGAGATGAACGAAACGCCACGTGAATATGTGGAGAAGATTCGCATAGATAAAGCGGCATTCCTGCTGTTAAATTCATCAAAAACAAATCTTGAAATCTGTTATGAAGCTGGCTTTCATAGTCCTTCAAATTTTTATAAAACGTTTCGTCAGATCAAAAACTGTTCTCCAAGTGACTATCGAAAATCTAAAAAGGAGGCAGGATATGCAGTGGACAGATTGCGGTGA
- a CDS encoding MFS transporter has protein sequence MWRNRNFLILMFGLAVSSTGLWVGIIGNLEFLQMNVESSFLQALIILAGFLVGIFLAPMAGRIIDRSNKKKILIYAGFARCAAVFFMYLAIAYNNVWWMVVYTLVIGISGTFSQPAMQTMLPLIVKKEELLDANGVNMNIFTASRIVGTALGGVMLVGMSLFSLYTVTLVSYVILLISTFFLNVEEKPKEVDKSGRKENFFRTLAELYPMVKKQPKVVYGIFLLIPAYLFLSGFNLMVIEISELQDNAGIKGILYTTEGVCVFIGTFLSKRFFRDNPKLSYMFAITFIIATAHTSLFLADHPIMSVLSFGLFGLAAGTLFPVVTTIFQTDVPSDYHGRFFSIKGMVDNIIFQVLMLLTGLFLDTIGFFNMVIGFGITSFVIAAVILYQYKTSGTRKKNGRVAAVK, from the coding sequence ATGTGGAGAAACCGGAATTTTTTAATTTTAATGTTTGGTCTTGCTGTATCAAGTACTGGACTTTGGGTAGGAATAATTGGGAACCTTGAATTTTTGCAGATGAATGTAGAGTCATCCTTTCTGCAGGCACTTATTATTTTAGCAGGTTTTCTTGTTGGTATATTCTTGGCACCGATGGCCGGACGAATTATAGATCGCAGCAACAAGAAAAAGATATTAATATATGCGGGATTTGCTCGCTGTGCAGCGGTCTTTTTTATGTACTTAGCGATCGCTTACAACAATGTTTGGTGGATGGTTGTTTATACGCTCGTCATCGGAATTTCCGGAACGTTTTCACAGCCTGCCATGCAGACCATGCTGCCGTTAATCGTAAAAAAGGAAGAACTTCTTGATGCGAACGGCGTCAACATGAACATCTTTACAGCTTCTCGAATTGTTGGAACAGCACTCGGCGGTGTGATGCTTGTCGGCATGTCTCTATTTTCTTTGTATACGGTAACGCTTGTTTCATATGTAATTCTACTTATTTCTACGTTCTTTTTAAATGTGGAAGAGAAGCCGAAAGAAGTAGATAAGTCTGGCAGAAAAGAAAACTTCTTCAGAACGCTAGCTGAGCTCTATCCTATGGTTAAAAAACAGCCGAAAGTGGTTTATGGTATCTTCTTGTTGATTCCAGCTTACTTATTTTTATCCGGCTTCAATTTAATGGTGATCGAGATCAGCGAGCTTCAAGATAATGCGGGTATTAAAGGGATCCTGTATACAACAGAAGGGGTTTGTGTATTCATTGGTACGTTTTTATCCAAAAGGTTTTTTAGAGACAATCCGAAATTATCTTACATGTTTGCAATCACGTTCATTATTGCTACCGCACATACCTCTTTATTTTTAGCAGATCATCCGATCATGTCTGTTCTCTCGTTCGGACTGTTTGGTCTAGCAGCGGGCACATTATTCCCGGTTGTCACGACCATCTTTCAAACGGATGTGCCATCTGATTATCACGGAAGATTTTTCTCCATTAAGGGGATGGTTGATAACATCATCTTCCAAGTGTTGATGCTGTTAACGGGTTTGTTTTTGGATACGATTGGATTCTTTAACATGGTGATTGGCTTTGGAATTACATCTTTTGTCATCGCTGCAGTCATACTTTATCAATACAAAACAAGTGGCACCCGAAAAAAGAATGGCCGTGTTGCGGCTGTGAAATAA
- a CDS encoding DNA topoisomerase III: MKQLILAEKPSVARDLARVLGCKQQNKSYIEGSKHIVTWALGHLVELKMPEDYDKQYKQWRLEDLPIIPKHMGLKVIRQVSHQFRAIEQLAKRKEIGELVIATDAGREGELVARWIMEKVRWQKPVKRLWISSQTDKAIRDGFNQLKPAKQYDNLYQSAVCRSEADWLIGLNVTRALTTKYNDPLSAGRVQTPTLAMILEREQEINSFQPKDFWTIDATIGMLKASWERNGEKRLFEEKKAADIVSKVKGQQATVSSLQKKEKTEAHPMPYDLTELQRDANRRFGFSAKKTSSVLQKLYEQYKLVTYPRTDSRYLTKDMENTMYDRLQGMSSGYREEVQPLLKQKGNVVAKKVFNDSKVTDHHAIIPTDEPLHLGDLDNDERKLYDLIARRFLALFYPAYRTETLTAAMNVAGETFMARETLVLDPGFKVLSGKEEESPRALANLKEGQTLSVKEVNAEKKLTEPPSRFTEADLLSRMEKYSLGTPATRADIIERLLGSEVLDRKNNKLHPTPKGKQLIDLVNDELKSPELTAKWEQDLEAIARGKGNPKEFLENIRKQTKQLVMEIKTSSQEYRAHNLTGSKCPECGELLKEVKGRDGKVLVCSDRECSYRRRKDPKLSNRRCPQCHKKMELHNGKAGTYFQCKPCNVVEKADDKKKKVTKREERQLLKKYSANNKEDEGFGNSLADALKAAMKDKK; this comes from the coding sequence ATGAAACAATTAATCCTTGCTGAAAAGCCGAGTGTGGCACGCGACCTTGCCCGTGTCCTAGGCTGCAAGCAACAAAATAAAAGCTATATTGAAGGTTCAAAGCACATTGTAACGTGGGCACTTGGTCACTTAGTTGAACTAAAAATGCCTGAAGACTATGACAAGCAATATAAACAATGGCGCTTAGAAGATCTCCCCATCATTCCAAAACATATGGGATTAAAAGTGATCCGCCAAGTCAGTCATCAATTCCGTGCGATTGAACAGCTCGCTAAACGGAAAGAAATCGGTGAGCTTGTAATTGCGACCGATGCTGGACGTGAAGGTGAACTGGTTGCGCGCTGGATCATGGAAAAAGTGAGATGGCAAAAACCTGTGAAGCGACTATGGATTTCATCTCAAACCGATAAAGCAATACGTGATGGATTCAACCAGCTCAAACCCGCTAAGCAATATGACAACCTATATCAATCTGCTGTTTGCCGTTCTGAAGCAGATTGGCTGATCGGACTAAACGTGACACGTGCACTAACAACGAAATACAATGATCCGCTTTCTGCTGGCCGTGTACAGACACCGACACTTGCTATGATTTTAGAACGTGAGCAAGAAATTAACTCGTTTCAGCCAAAAGACTTTTGGACGATTGATGCGACGATCGGGATGTTAAAAGCATCTTGGGAACGCAACGGCGAGAAGCGTCTTTTTGAAGAGAAAAAAGCGGCAGACATCGTTAGCAAAGTTAAGGGACAGCAAGCAACTGTTTCTTCTCTTCAAAAGAAAGAAAAAACAGAGGCACATCCGATGCCTTACGATCTTACTGAACTGCAGCGTGACGCGAACCGCCGTTTCGGGTTCTCTGCTAAGAAAACATCGTCTGTTCTTCAAAAGCTTTATGAGCAATATAAGCTAGTTACGTATCCAAGAACAGATTCCCGCTACTTAACAAAAGATATGGAAAACACGATGTATGATCGCCTTCAGGGGATGTCATCTGGCTATCGTGAAGAAGTGCAGCCCCTTTTAAAACAAAAAGGAAATGTTGTCGCAAAGAAAGTATTCAATGACAGCAAAGTGACCGATCATCATGCGATCATTCCGACGGATGAACCGTTGCACTTAGGTGATCTCGATAACGATGAGCGTAAACTTTATGATTTAATCGCACGCCGATTCCTTGCTCTGTTCTATCCTGCGTATCGAACGGAGACGCTGACCGCTGCAATGAATGTTGCAGGCGAGACGTTCATGGCACGTGAAACATTGGTGTTAGACCCTGGTTTTAAAGTGCTGTCTGGTAAAGAAGAAGAAAGCCCTCGTGCACTTGCTAATCTAAAGGAAGGGCAAACACTTTCTGTTAAAGAGGTGAATGCGGAGAAAAAGCTTACTGAACCACCTTCCCGTTTTACAGAGGCCGACCTATTATCTCGTATGGAAAAATACAGTCTTGGAACACCTGCAACGCGGGCAGATATCATTGAAAGACTCTTAGGATCTGAAGTGCTCGATCGTAAAAACAACAAGCTGCATCCTACGCCAAAAGGAAAACAGCTGATTGATCTTGTGAATGATGAGTTGAAGTCACCTGAATTAACAGCTAAATGGGAGCAAGATCTAGAGGCCATTGCACGCGGAAAAGGAAATCCAAAAGAGTTTCTAGAAAACATCCGCAAGCAGACAAAGCAGCTTGTGATGGAAATCAAAACAAGTTCGCAGGAATACCGTGCTCATAACCTAACAGGCTCCAAGTGTCCAGAGTGCGGAGAGCTATTAAAGGAAGTAAAGGGCCGTGACGGCAAAGTGCTTGTCTGCTCCGATCGCGAGTGTTCATACCGCCGCCGAAAAGATCCGAAGCTATCGAACCGACGCTGTCCGCAGTGCCATAAGAAAATGGAGCTTCACAACGGAAAAGCCGGCACATACTTTCAATGCAAGCCATGTAATGTGGTGGAAAAAGCAGACGATAAGAAAAAGAAGGTTACGAAGCGAGAAGAACGGCAGCTGCTCAAAAAATACAGCGCAAACAACAAAGAGGACGAAGGCTTTGGGAATAGTTTAGCTGATGCATTAAAGGCAGCTATGAAAGATAAAAAATAG
- a CDS encoding metallophosphoesterase family protein, with translation MTNSIDNQPSDQKSKITRRSFIERTTKVAGLSLGLTFLDPINSLEVLADGGKVSSRRKPTLVFPVISDIHMNEKSDQTFNKFQTTLKQLNQLAPKQDAFAIVGDLTDNGLLPEYEKYKSTYETHKQAKAVSLIAIGNHDYWNGLSEADAQKRFLDVTKMPSIYFHQVIKGYHFIVLGTEDGVTEGTFSVSQIEWLSDQLKQAQADDPKKPIFVFHHQPIKDTMYGSEWGFNVNRDLFYDTLKKYPQVITFSGHTHYPLDDPRIIYQEDFTTIGTSTGAYLWLDAGRIQGEVPEGADILNQALIVEVYENKVLINRRDIHNNDWTGEPFEINLPANKNTFKYTDARKDKKPPFFTKDAMLSIANDMTTATSLAIMFTQAKDNLLVHDYKVIVTNTETKQVAKEYLGFSEFYKDPVPNPLILNLEGLAPSTTYDIEVFALDAYRNISTNSIKAIGRTKKGEPIKITLSKEKVNGIEDTLDVVVEGVRAPKSDWVGLYEVNENPGEVESIWWQYTEVSGGTCKFMYNPKNNVNATRYKQGSTYKIVYFYGSGYDAVASATFKVE, from the coding sequence ATGACAAATTCAATTGATAATCAGCCTTCAGACCAAAAGTCTAAGATTACACGCAGGTCATTTATTGAACGCACAACAAAGGTTGCAGGGCTTTCACTGGGGTTAACGTTCTTAGATCCAATTAACTCATTAGAAGTACTTGCTGACGGTGGGAAGGTTAGCAGCCGCCGCAAACCAACACTAGTCTTTCCTGTGATAAGTGATATACATATGAATGAAAAGTCAGACCAAACGTTTAATAAATTTCAAACAACATTAAAACAATTGAATCAACTCGCTCCTAAACAAGATGCGTTTGCTATTGTAGGTGATTTAACAGATAATGGGCTGCTTCCAGAATATGAGAAGTATAAATCTACCTATGAAACGCATAAACAGGCAAAGGCAGTTTCATTAATTGCAATTGGGAACCATGATTATTGGAACGGATTGTCTGAGGCGGATGCTCAAAAACGCTTTTTAGATGTCACAAAAATGCCTTCCATCTACTTTCACCAGGTTATAAAAGGCTACCATTTTATTGTGCTAGGGACAGAAGATGGGGTAACGGAAGGAACGTTTTCCGTATCACAAATTGAATGGCTGTCTGATCAATTAAAACAAGCACAAGCTGATGATCCTAAAAAGCCAATCTTTGTATTTCACCATCAGCCGATTAAAGATACGATGTATGGAAGCGAATGGGGGTTTAATGTTAATAGAGATTTATTTTACGATACATTGAAAAAATACCCGCAAGTTATTACTTTCTCAGGGCATACCCACTATCCGTTAGATGATCCGAGGATTATATATCAAGAAGATTTTACTACAATTGGGACTTCAACAGGTGCCTATCTGTGGCTAGACGCAGGGCGAATTCAGGGTGAAGTTCCTGAGGGAGCAGATATCCTTAACCAAGCTTTAATTGTTGAAGTGTATGAGAATAAAGTGTTAATTAACCGCCGTGATATTCATAACAATGATTGGACAGGGGAACCGTTTGAAATAAATTTACCTGCTAATAAGAACACTTTTAAATACACAGATGCTAGAAAAGATAAAAAGCCACCATTCTTTACGAAAGACGCCATGCTTTCCATTGCAAACGATATGACGACAGCTACAAGTCTTGCAATCATGTTCACACAAGCAAAAGATAATTTGCTCGTTCATGATTACAAGGTAATTGTTACAAATACTGAGACAAAACAAGTAGCAAAAGAATACTTAGGTTTCTCGGAATTTTATAAAGATCCTGTTCCTAATCCCCTCATTCTTAATCTTGAAGGATTAGCACCATCTACAACTTATGATATAGAAGTGTTTGCACTCGATGCATATAGAAATATCAGTACGAATTCAATCAAGGCCATAGGCAGAACAAAGAAAGGTGAGCCGATAAAAATAACATTATCAAAAGAGAAAGTAAACGGTATAGAGGATACATTAGATGTGGTTGTGGAAGGTGTTAGAGCTCCTAAAAGTGACTGGGTGGGTTTGTATGAAGTAAACGAAAATCCAGGTGAGGTGGAATCGATTTGGTGGCAGTACACAGAGGTTAGTGGCGGAACATGTAAATTTATGTATAATCCGAAAAACAATGTAAATGCAACACGTTACAAACAAGGATCCACATATAAAATAGTTTATTTCTATGGAAGCGGTTATGATGCAGTGGCATCTGCAACATTTAAGGTTGAGTAA
- a CDS encoding alkaline phosphatase D family protein produces the protein MMDERPMDEWIKKLTDDSLKKNKLNRRTFLTGAGKIAGISLGLTIAQSLGSNEVNAAPEFRNYPFTLGVASGDPLSNSVVLWTRLAPDPLNGGGMPDEAVSVKWEIAEDERFKKIVQKGTEFARPNLAHSVHVDVEGLKPDHVYFYRFKSGHELSPVGRTKTLPKKDAHVKNMTFAFASCQQYEHGFFTAYQHMSEENLDFVVHLGDYIYEYGPNEYVSPSGNVRTHSGPEIMTLGDYRNRHAQYRSDGNLKAAHAAFPWIVTWDDHEVENNYANMIPEKDQSVEAFVKRRAAAYQAYYEHMPLRRSSLPHGADMLLYRDFSYGNLAAFNVMDTRQYRDDQANGDGSKPPSPESQDPNRTLMGKEQESWLLQNLGNSKAHWNVLAQQVFFAQRNYGSSTAPRLSMDAWDGYTASRQRITDFIESKNLNNLVVLTGDVHASWACDLRTNYDDSASKVIGAEFVGTSITSGGNGADKRADTDKILGLNPHIKFFNDYRGYVRCTVTPEEWRTDYRVVPFVTSPGAAISTRASFVYQKDQNGLQQVSSTSVAEGVKMSREVEEDRNRAHGKAHEKQMEKKSAGVGQ, from the coding sequence ATGATGGATGAAAGACCGATGGACGAATGGATTAAGAAGCTTACAGACGACAGCTTAAAAAAAAACAAACTGAATCGAAGAACATTCCTCACAGGTGCCGGAAAAATTGCAGGTATTTCACTGGGACTCACAATTGCCCAATCCCTAGGCAGCAACGAAGTGAACGCAGCACCCGAGTTTAGAAACTACCCTTTTACATTAGGTGTGGCATCAGGCGATCCGTTATCTAATAGTGTTGTGTTATGGACAAGATTAGCACCCGACCCACTGAATGGAGGGGGGATGCCAGACGAAGCGGTATCTGTTAAATGGGAAATTGCTGAAGATGAAAGGTTTAAGAAAATCGTGCAAAAGGGAACGGAATTTGCGCGGCCTAATCTAGCTCATTCTGTTCACGTTGATGTAGAGGGACTAAAGCCAGATCATGTGTACTTTTATCGTTTTAAAAGTGGTCATGAATTAAGTCCTGTCGGCAGAACAAAGACACTTCCTAAAAAGGATGCTCACGTGAAAAACATGACATTTGCATTTGCTTCTTGTCAGCAATATGAGCATGGTTTCTTTACAGCGTATCAGCATATGTCTGAAGAAAATTTAGATTTCGTCGTTCACCTTGGGGATTATATTTATGAATACGGACCAAATGAATACGTATCTCCATCTGGAAATGTTCGCACTCATAGCGGACCTGAGATTATGACACTAGGAGACTACCGAAATAGACATGCACAATACCGCTCAGATGGAAATCTTAAGGCTGCACATGCAGCGTTTCCGTGGATCGTTACTTGGGATGATCATGAAGTTGAGAATAACTATGCCAACATGATCCCTGAAAAAGATCAGTCAGTAGAAGCATTTGTAAAGCGACGAGCTGCAGCTTATCAAGCTTATTATGAACACATGCCATTGCGTCGCTCCTCCCTTCCGCATGGAGCGGACATGTTGTTGTACCGTGACTTTTCTTACGGTAACCTGGCTGCATTCAATGTGATGGATACGCGTCAATATCGTGATGATCAAGCAAATGGAGATGGAAGCAAACCCCCATCACCCGAATCACAAGATCCGAACCGAACGTTGATGGGGAAAGAGCAGGAAAGTTGGCTGCTACAGAATCTAGGAAACTCAAAAGCTCACTGGAACGTTCTTGCTCAACAAGTGTTCTTTGCTCAGCGAAACTATGGGTCAAGTACTGCACCTCGACTAAGCATGGATGCATGGGACGGTTACACAGCGTCACGTCAGCGCATTACTGATTTTATTGAGTCTAAGAATTTAAATAATCTAGTCGTTTTAACAGGAGATGTACATGCCAGCTGGGCGTGTGATTTGAGAACGAACTATGATGATTCAGCTTCAAAAGTGATTGGTGCTGAATTTGTAGGAACATCCATTACTTCTGGAGGAAATGGTGCGGATAAACGAGCAGATACGGATAAAATTTTGGGATTGAATCCGCATATCAAATTTTTTAACGATTACCGAGGGTATGTACGATGTACGGTAACGCCAGAAGAGTGGCGTACCGACTATCGTGTTGTGCCGTTTGTTACGTCTCCAGGTGCAGCTATATCAACAAGAGCATCCTTCGTTTATCAAAAAGATCAAAACGGTTTACAGCAAGTCTCTTCAACAAGCGTAGCTGAAGGGGTAAAAATGTCGCGTGAGGTGGAAGAAGATAGAAACCGAGCTCATGGAAAAGCGCATGAGAAGCAAATGGAGAAAAAGTCAGCTGGAGTAGGGCAGTAA